A region from the Paenarthrobacter aurescens genome encodes:
- a CDS encoding dolichyl-phosphate-mannose--protein mannosyltransferase → MSRRFRTGRGLEGHRWIARPSEAYTAQALKERLMGEVRSWRDYPASLRLWFWLIPTLTAILGGILRFFRLDAPRSLVFDETYYVKDAYSYVVSGYERSWPANANDSFIAGNPNVLLNTPEYVVHPPVGKWMIAFGMWLFGGDNPFGWRFSAALAGTLTVFLVSLIALKLFRSHTLGAVAGLLLAIDGHHLVLSRTSLLDIFLALWILAAFGALLMDRDDGRRRLASRLAAQAAASPGGRPAPTQLVAGPWLGMRWWRLVAGLCLGLAVGTKWSALFFVAVFGIMTVLWDMNARRIAGIRSWFSAGVIKDGLPAFVTIIPVAAVTYVATWTGWFLSKDAYYRQWAATNPAPGWDWLPNSVRSLAHYHLEAYKFHQGLSSDHPYESSPWTWLIMGRPTSFFYQTPKQGTPGCVVETCSSAILPVGNPVVWWGGTIALVIVLFWWAGRRDWRAGAILAGVAAGYLPWFMYPERTMFIFYAVSFEPFLVLALTYVLGLVLGRSGDPVWRRRSGLYIVALVLVLAVLATAFFYPVLTAEVISYQEWRMRMWMPSWI, encoded by the coding sequence TTGTCCCGCCGCTTCCGGACGGGTCGAGGACTGGAGGGGCACCGTTGGATTGCGCGGCCATCCGAGGCCTACACCGCCCAGGCCCTGAAGGAACGTTTGATGGGCGAAGTCCGGAGTTGGAGGGACTACCCGGCGTCGTTGCGCTTGTGGTTCTGGCTGATCCCCACTCTCACAGCCATTCTGGGCGGCATCCTGCGATTCTTCCGGCTGGATGCACCGCGCAGCCTGGTTTTTGATGAAACCTACTACGTCAAGGATGCCTACTCCTATGTGGTGAGCGGTTACGAACGCAGTTGGCCGGCAAATGCCAATGACTCCTTCATTGCCGGAAACCCCAATGTCCTCCTCAACACTCCTGAGTACGTTGTCCACCCGCCCGTGGGCAAGTGGATGATTGCCTTCGGCATGTGGCTCTTCGGTGGAGACAACCCCTTTGGGTGGCGGTTCAGTGCAGCTTTGGCGGGCACACTGACGGTGTTCCTGGTTTCACTCATCGCGCTGAAGCTGTTCCGCTCCCACACCCTCGGTGCTGTTGCCGGGCTATTGTTGGCAATCGACGGCCATCATCTGGTGCTCTCCCGGACGTCGCTGCTGGATATTTTCCTGGCCCTTTGGATTCTTGCCGCTTTCGGTGCCCTGTTGATGGATCGCGACGACGGCCGCCGTCGTCTGGCATCCCGGCTCGCCGCGCAAGCGGCTGCTTCGCCCGGGGGCCGCCCGGCACCCACGCAACTGGTGGCAGGTCCTTGGCTCGGTATGCGGTGGTGGCGCCTGGTTGCTGGTCTCTGCCTCGGCCTTGCCGTGGGGACCAAATGGTCGGCACTGTTCTTCGTAGCTGTCTTCGGCATCATGACCGTGCTCTGGGATATGAACGCCCGGCGCATTGCCGGAATCCGGAGCTGGTTCAGCGCCGGCGTCATTAAGGACGGCCTGCCCGCGTTCGTCACCATTATTCCGGTCGCCGCAGTGACTTATGTGGCAACGTGGACGGGTTGGTTCCTTTCCAAGGACGCGTATTACCGGCAATGGGCCGCCACCAACCCTGCCCCGGGCTGGGATTGGCTGCCCAACTCCGTGCGATCCTTGGCCCACTACCACCTTGAAGCGTACAAATTCCATCAGGGTCTCAGCTCAGACCACCCTTATGAGTCCAGTCCGTGGACCTGGCTCATCATGGGCCGACCCACCTCATTCTTCTACCAGACGCCCAAGCAAGGCACTCCCGGCTGTGTTGTTGAGACGTGTTCTTCGGCCATCCTGCCTGTAGGAAATCCGGTGGTGTGGTGGGGCGGGACCATCGCACTGGTCATTGTGCTGTTCTGGTGGGCCGGCCGCCGCGACTGGCGTGCCGGTGCCATCCTCGCCGGCGTGGCCGCCGGCTACCTTCCGTGGTTCATGTACCCGGAACGGACCATGTTCATCTTCTACGCTGTGTCCTTTGAACCGTTCCTGGTTCTGGCCCTGACGTATGTGCTGGGGCTGGTTTTGGGACGCAGCGGCGACCCCGTCTGGCGTCGAAGGTCCGGGCTGTACATTGTGGCTTTGGTCCTGGTGTTGGCCGTGCTGGCCACCGCGTTCTTCTATCCTGTGCTCACAGCGGAAGTCATCAGCTACCAGGAATGGCGGATGAGAATGTGGATGCCATCGTGGATTTAG
- a CDS encoding NAD-dependent succinate-semialdehyde dehydrogenase, whose product MTVTVERESELLASVPTGLLINGQWRPAGSGKTFDVEDPATGKVLLSISDAGAEDGAAALDAAAAAQADWARTAPRERGEILRRAFELVTERAEDFALLMTLEMGKPLAEARGEVTYGAEFLRWFSEEAVRVSGRYSAAPDGKNRLLVQKKPVGPCLLITPWNFPLAMATRKIAPAVAAGCTMVLKPANLTPLTSLLFAQVMQEAGLPAGVLNVIQTSTAGAVTGPLIKDDRLRKISFTGSTPVGQALIREAADKVLRTSMELGGNAPFVVFEDADLDKAVEGAIAAKMRNMGEACTAANRFIVHESIADSFAEKFAAKIGALTTARGTEAESKVGPLIDGKARDGVHALVSEAVAGGATAVTGGAAVEGPGYFYQPTVLKNVAADARILREEIFGPVAPIITFSTEDDAVRLANNTEYGLVAYVFTKDLNRGLRISERIETGMLGLNAGVISNAAAPFGGVKQSGLGREGGSEGIEEYLYTQYVGIADPYAD is encoded by the coding sequence ATGACTGTCACGGTTGAACGCGAAAGCGAACTGCTGGCTTCCGTCCCTACCGGCCTGCTGATCAACGGTCAGTGGCGCCCGGCCGGTTCCGGAAAGACCTTTGATGTTGAGGACCCGGCAACGGGCAAAGTACTCCTCAGCATTTCCGACGCCGGTGCTGAAGACGGCGCTGCCGCCCTCGACGCCGCTGCTGCCGCCCAGGCCGATTGGGCCCGCACCGCACCGCGCGAACGCGGCGAGATCCTGCGCCGCGCCTTCGAGCTGGTCACCGAGCGTGCCGAAGACTTCGCACTGCTGATGACCCTCGAAATGGGCAAGCCCCTGGCCGAAGCCCGTGGTGAAGTCACCTACGGTGCGGAGTTCCTGCGCTGGTTCTCCGAGGAAGCCGTCCGCGTGTCCGGCCGTTACTCCGCAGCTCCGGATGGCAAGAACCGCCTCCTGGTGCAGAAGAAGCCGGTGGGTCCCTGCCTGCTGATCACCCCGTGGAACTTCCCGCTGGCCATGGCTACCCGTAAGATCGCCCCCGCTGTAGCTGCCGGCTGCACCATGGTGCTCAAGCCCGCCAACCTGACCCCGCTGACCAGCCTGCTGTTCGCACAGGTCATGCAGGAAGCCGGCCTGCCCGCTGGTGTCCTGAACGTCATCCAGACCTCCACCGCCGGCGCCGTCACGGGCCCGCTGATCAAGGATGACCGTCTCCGCAAGATCTCCTTCACCGGCTCCACCCCGGTGGGCCAGGCCTTGATCCGCGAAGCCGCGGACAAGGTCCTGCGCACCTCCATGGAGCTCGGTGGTAACGCCCCGTTCGTCGTCTTCGAGGACGCCGACCTGGACAAGGCCGTTGAAGGCGCCATCGCGGCCAAGATGCGCAACATGGGCGAGGCCTGCACCGCAGCGAACCGCTTCATTGTGCACGAGTCCATCGCCGATTCCTTCGCGGAGAAGTTCGCCGCCAAGATCGGTGCCCTGACCACCGCCCGCGGTACCGAGGCCGAATCCAAGGTGGGCCCGCTGATCGACGGCAAGGCCCGCGACGGCGTTCACGCCCTGGTGTCCGAAGCCGTAGCAGGAGGTGCCACTGCCGTCACCGGTGGTGCCGCCGTCGAGGGCCCCGGCTACTTCTACCAGCCCACCGTGCTGAAGAACGTTGCCGCCGATGCTCGCATCCTGCGCGAAGAAATCTTTGGACCGGTAGCGCCCATCATCACCTTCTCCACCGAAGACGACGCCGTCCGTCTGGCCAACAACACCGAATACGGCCTGGTTGCCTACGTCTTCACCAAGGACCTCAACCGCGGACTGCGCATCAGCGAGCGGATCGAGACCGGCATGCTCGGCCTCAACGCCGGCGTGATCTCCAACGCCGCAGCACCCTTCGGTGGCGTCAAGCAGTCCGGTCTGGGCCGCGAAGGCGGTTCCGAAGGCATCGAAGAGTACCTCTACACCCAGTACGTAGGTATCGCGGACCCGTACGCCGACTAG
- the rsmI gene encoding 16S rRNA (cytidine(1402)-2'-O)-methyltransferase — translation MEAAPSASGATPGVGRIVLAATPIGNVGDASARLIELLGTSDIVAAEDTRRLHRLVTSLGVEVTGRVISYHEHNEVAKTGELLDHVRAGKTILMVSDAGMPAVSDPGFRLVEGAVAAGLTVTAVPGPSAVLTALALSGLPTDRFCFEGFLPRKSGDRNSRLADLADERRTMVFFEAPHRLEVMLRALHERFGSDRRAAVCRELTKTYEEVIRGSLRELLEWAENNEVRGEIAVVVGGAPEQEPGKPEDHVAAVNELISQGIRLKEAVAAVAEDARVSKRELYSAVLAAR, via the coding sequence CTGGAAGCAGCACCTTCTGCTTCAGGGGCAACCCCCGGCGTCGGCAGGATTGTCCTGGCGGCAACGCCTATTGGCAACGTTGGGGACGCTTCTGCGCGTCTGATTGAGCTCCTTGGAACCTCGGACATTGTGGCCGCGGAAGACACGCGGCGTTTGCACCGGCTGGTCACTTCCCTCGGCGTTGAAGTCACCGGACGCGTCATCAGCTATCACGAGCACAATGAAGTGGCCAAGACCGGTGAATTGCTGGACCACGTCCGCGCGGGCAAGACCATCCTGATGGTCAGCGACGCCGGCATGCCGGCAGTCTCGGACCCCGGATTCCGTCTGGTGGAGGGTGCGGTTGCTGCCGGGCTGACAGTCACTGCGGTTCCTGGTCCCTCCGCAGTACTGACGGCTCTGGCACTGTCCGGTTTGCCCACCGACCGTTTCTGCTTCGAAGGATTCCTGCCCCGGAAGTCAGGGGACCGGAACTCGCGTCTTGCAGACCTGGCAGACGAACGCCGCACCATGGTTTTCTTTGAGGCCCCGCACAGGCTCGAAGTAATGTTGCGGGCACTCCATGAGCGCTTCGGATCGGATCGCCGCGCAGCGGTTTGCCGTGAGCTGACCAAGACCTATGAGGAAGTCATCCGCGGCAGCCTGCGTGAACTGCTGGAGTGGGCGGAGAACAACGAGGTCCGCGGTGAGATCGCAGTGGTAGTGGGCGGTGCGCCCGAACAGGAGCCGGGCAAACCGGAGGACCACGTGGCAGCCGTTAACGAGCTCATTTCCCAGGGCATCCGGTTGAAGGAAGCCGTAGCAGCAGTGGCCGAGGACGCCCGTGTCAGCAAGCGCGAGCTCTACTCGGCGGTTCTCGCGGCACGCTGA